Part of the Streptococcaceae bacterium ESL0687 genome is shown below.
CAAAGGTTGCCCTTCGCTTTAATGGTGCCCTGGTTGCCCTTAAGTTTTCAGCCTTAGCCCTCTTTATCATCGTAGGTATTTTCTTTATTAAGCCTGAAAATTGGTCTAACTTCTCTCCTTACGGATGGGGATCGTTCTTTGGAGATCCTAGTCAAAACAAGGGAATCCTTGGTGGAGCTGCTATCATGTTCTTTGCCTTCTTAGGTTATGAATCAATAGGTACAGCTGCTGATGAAGCGATTGAACCTCAAAAATCAGTACCGCGTGGTATTGGTGGAGCCCTAGCTATTGTAGCTTTACTTTACATCGTTGTAACTCTTATCCTTACTGGTATGGTTAATTATACTAAGTTAAATGTGGCAGATCCTTTAGCCTTTGCCCTTCGTCATGTTGGAATGCCTTGGGCTGCAAATTATATTTCAGTAGTTGCTATTTTGACTCTTGTTACAGTTTGTATCTCAATGGTTTTTGCCCTTGCTCGTATGATTTACGGTATTAGTCGTGATGGTCTTCTTCCAAAAACTTTTAGTAGCCTTACTAAAAAGACTAAAATTCCAAAGAATGCTACCTTACTAGCAGGTTTTGGATCTGCTGTGGCTGCAGGAATTAGTAGTCTTAATCAGCTGGCAGAATTTGTAAACATTTGTACCCTTGCTTACTTAATTCTTTTAGCCTTAGGGATTATTAAATTAAGGCATGATAAAGGACTTCCTGAAAAGGGACAATTTAAAACACCGTTAGTTCCACTTTTACCGATTATTTCAATTGTTATTTGTGTGAGCTTTATGAGTCAATATAGTTTAATTACTTGGGCTGCCTTTGGAATTACCCTTTTAATTGCAACAATTATCTACTTCACATATGGTTATAA
Proteins encoded:
- a CDS encoding amino acid permease, translating into MNIFRKKNLSSGKTEMKRHLRTFDLIFLGLGAVVGSGIFTITGIGAAEYAGPALVISIIIAALAVGISGLFFAEFASRLPVIGGPYGYLYAIFGEFIAWIAGWLVIMEFLSAVSGVASGWASYLKGLFHINLPTALSGPFDPAQGTYIDILPVLVILLVTGIVLMDSKVALRFNGALVALKFSALALFIIVGIFFIKPENWSNFSPYGWGSFFGDPSQNKGILGGAAIMFFAFLGYESIGTAADEAIEPQKSVPRGIGGALAIVALLYIVVTLILTGMVNYTKLNVADPLAFALRHVGMPWAANYISVVAILTLVTVCISMVFALARMIYGISRDGLLPKTFSSLTKKTKIPKNATLLAGFGSAVAAGISSLNQLAEFVNICTLAYLILLALGIIKLRHDKGLPEKGQFKTPLVPLLPIISIVICVSFMSQYSLITWAAFGITLLIATIIYFTYGYKHSELNKK